The Clostridium sp. DL-VIII DNA window CTTTTAAATAATGTAATTTTAAATGATTTAAAGTTAGACTCTCTTCAAGGAGATAAAGAAGTAATAGATATTTTAACAAGAATGGGATTAGATATAATTAATAAAAATAATGGGTTAATCGGAATAGCAAATGAAAGACTAAAAGCAACTATAATTGATGGTTCTCAATGCCCAGACATAATTCCTGTAGTAGCTTTAGTTGCAGCACTAAGCACAGGTACAACAGAAATAATAAATGCTGGAAGACTCAGGATTAAAGAATGCGACAGATTAGCAGCTGTAACGTCTGAGCTTAATAAGTTAGGAGCTAAAATTAAAGAAAGAGAAGATGGTTTAATAATAGAGGGAGTTAAAGAGCTAAAGGGCGGAGCAGAAGTCTGGAGTCACAAGGATCATAGAATTGCAATGACTATAGCTATAGCATCTACTGTATGTAAAGATCCAATAGTGCTTAAGGATTACGAATGTGTTTCTAAATCATATCCTCAGTTTTGGGAAGATTTTAAAAGTTTAGGAGGTGTATTTGATGAGTGGAATATGGGGAAATAAATTAAAGGTGTCTATTTTTGGTGAGTCACATGGGACTGGAATAGGAATTACAATAGATGGTCTTCCTTCTGGTGTTGAAATTAACCTAGAAGAAGTTATGAAGGAAATGGCTAGGCGTGCTCCAGGGAAAAGTAACTTATCTACAGCAAGAAAAGAAGCTGATGCACCAGAAATTTTAAGTGGATTTTTTGAAGGAAAGACCACAGGAACTCCTCTTTGTGCAGTGATCAGAAACGCAGATATGCGCTCTAAGGATTATGGAAAGCTTAAGGATTTAATGAGACCAGGTCATGCAGATTATCCAGGGTATGTTAGATACAATGGATTTAATGATTATAGAGGTGGCGGATCTTTCTCGGGAAGAATTACTGCACCATTAGTATTTGCAGGTGCTATTTGTAAGCAGGTACTAGCAGGTAAGGGAATAAGTATAGGGGCTCATATTAAAAGTATTGGTGATATTGAAGATAAAAGTTTTTATGAGGTCGAATTAAATAAAGAACTTTTAGAAGATTTAAAAAATAAAGAATTGCCTCTTTTAATTTCAGAAAAAGAGGAAGAAATGAGGGAGACAATCCTTAAAGCAAAAAAAGAGCAGGATTCTGTTGGAGGAACTATTGAATGCACTGTTCTTGGTATAAATGCAGGAATCGGAAATCCGTTTTTTGATTCAGTTGAGTCAACTTTAGCTCACTTAATGTTCTCTGTTCCAGCGGTTAAGGGAATAGAATTTGGAAAGGGCTTTGAAATGAGTAAACTTAAGGGTTCAAATTGCAATGACGAATATTATTATGATGGTGATAAGGTAAAGACTTATACAAACAATAATGGTGGAATTACAGGCGGAATTACAAATGGAATGCCAATATTATTTAAGGTTGCAATGAAGCCGACGCCATCAATATCTAAAGTTCAAAGAACAATAGATATTGCAGAAAAAAAAGAATCAGAGCTTATAATTGAAGGAAGACATGATCCATGTATTGTGCAAAGAGCCGTTCCAGTAATTGAAGCAGTAACTGCAATAGGAATATTAGATTTAATCAGTTAAAGGTCAAGAATTAAGAGTTTAGAACGCAAGTTTTATAAAATCTTTATTCA harbors:
- the aroC gene encoding chorismate synthase, with amino-acid sequence MSGIWGNKLKVSIFGESHGTGIGITIDGLPSGVEINLEEVMKEMARRAPGKSNLSTARKEADAPEILSGFFEGKTTGTPLCAVIRNADMRSKDYGKLKDLMRPGHADYPGYVRYNGFNDYRGGGSFSGRITAPLVFAGAICKQVLAGKGISIGAHIKSIGDIEDKSFYEVELNKELLEDLKNKELPLLISEKEEEMRETILKAKKEQDSVGGTIECTVLGINAGIGNPFFDSVESTLAHLMFSVPAVKGIEFGKGFEMSKLKGSNCNDEYYYDGDKVKTYTNNNGGITGGITNGMPILFKVAMKPTPSISKVQRTIDIAEKKESELIIEGRHDPCIVQRAVPVIEAVTAIGILDLIS